The following coding sequences lie in one Heliangelus exortis chromosome 8, bHelExo1.hap1, whole genome shotgun sequence genomic window:
- the SHISAL2A gene encoding protein shisa-like-2A: MSGECSSYLNAEKVLVSGFSCPRTGGDARAVYCCGFQDVKYCCDDPHSFFPYEHSYMWWLSVGALVGLSIAAVVLFAFIITVCVLCYLFISTKPRSKLDTGLSLQMADSETRGSSVC; encoded by the exons ATGAGCGGGGAGTGCAGCAGTTACCTCAACGCTGAGAAGGTGCTGGTCAGCGGCTTCAGCTGCCCGCGGACGGGCGGAGATGCCCGGGCCGTGTACTGCTGCGGCTTCCAGGACGTCAAGTACTGCTGCGATGACCCCCACAGCTTCTTCCCTTACGAGCACAGCTACATGTGGTGGCTCAG TGTTGGAGCACTTGTGGGGCTGTCAATAGCAGCAGTGGTCCTCTTTGCTTTTATCATCACTGTGTGTGTTCTCTGCTACTTGTTTATCAGCACCAAGCCACGCAGCAAATTGGACACTGGTTTAAGCTTACAAATGGCAG